A stretch of the Aminipila terrae genome encodes the following:
- a CDS encoding LysM peptidoglycan-binding domain-containing protein, with amino-acid sequence MRQYTVKPNDTLFMIAKQFGVPLVQLIKANPEISNTKPLYIGQIINIPELLPIPKQLDAIESNAEDIIDDIYAADWEKAVSKVNLIKTNMDELTPLLKEAVVPAELISGMNLAIKNLEQNVIQKKAYSAIAQANRITMYIPDMLDYFKVIIPTDVIRLDYLGRQIILNVEGNDWNEANNNYIAAKKIWERLKPQLDTKYSKDIEDFDQATKTLGESINNKNYQNTIDNANILLDKVDVLETDFKQQNT; translated from the coding sequence ATGCGACAGTATACTGTAAAACCTAATGATACCTTATTTATGATTGCAAAACAATTTGGAGTACCTTTAGTACAATTGATTAAGGCCAATCCTGAAATATCAAACACAAAACCCTTATATATAGGACAAATCATAAATATTCCAGAGTTGTTACCCATTCCAAAGCAGCTGGATGCAATAGAGTCAAATGCTGAGGATATAATAGATGATATTTATGCGGCGGATTGGGAAAAAGCCGTAAGCAAGGTAAATTTAATAAAGACAAATATGGATGAATTGACACCTTTACTTAAGGAGGCGGTGGTTCCTGCTGAATTGATTTCTGGAATGAATTTAGCAATTAAAAACCTAGAACAAAATGTAATTCAAAAAAAAGCCTATTCTGCAATAGCTCAGGCGAATCGTATTACCATGTACATTCCTGATATGCTTGACTATTTTAAGGTAATCATTCCAACAGACGTAATCCGGTTAGACTATCTAGGACGACAGATTATATTAAACGTTGAAGGTAATGATTGGAATGAAGCAAACAATAATTATATAGCAGCTAAAAAAATCTGGGAAAGATTAAAGCCTCAATTGGATACAAAATATAGTAAAGATATTGAGGATTTCGATCAGGCAACGAAAACTTTAGGGGAATCAATAAATAACAAAAATTATCAAAATACAATTGATAATGCCAATATTCTTCTTGATAAAGTAGATGTGCTGGAAACAGACTTCAAACAACAAAACACATAA
- a CDS encoding rubrerythrin family protein, translating to MDFKQSQTYQNLKNAYNGERMASTKYAIYGSKAREDGYEQIGNIFDETSSNEREHAEIWLKQLNGGEVPSTLDNLKESIAGEDYEWTTMYREFSDTARKEGFDEIANLFDGVASIEYNHDNRFKQLVYNIENDQVFCKERNMVWVCLNCGNLYWGECAPEFCPVCGYPQAFYQLYVINY from the coding sequence ATGGATTTTAAGCAGAGTCAAACATATCAGAATCTGAAGAATGCATATAATGGGGAAAGGATGGCTAGTACAAAATACGCAATCTATGGATCAAAAGCAAGAGAAGATGGCTATGAACAAATTGGTAATATATTTGATGAGACATCGAGTAACGAACGTGAACATGCGGAAATATGGTTAAAACAATTAAATGGTGGGGAAGTTCCTTCAACATTAGATAATCTTAAGGAGTCAATTGCAGGTGAAGATTATGAATGGACCACTATGTATCGAGAATTTTCCGATACTGCTCGTAAAGAAGGATTTGATGAAATTGCAAATCTATTTGATGGGGTAGCATCTATAGAATACAACCATGATAACCGATTTAAGCAATTAGTATATAATATAGAAAATGACCAGGTTTTTTGCAAAGAGCGAAACATGGTCTGGGTTTGTTTGAATTGTGGTAATCTTTATTGGGGTGAATGTGCACCTGAATTTTGTCCTGTTTGTGGATATCCCCAAGCATTTTATCAACTATACGTTATTAATTATTAG
- a CDS encoding copper amine oxidase N-terminal domain-containing protein codes for MKKTVLILFVVCTLILALPSLSFAQNSKIHVNVNGEAVNFDAAPFIENNVTYVPVRGVFEKLGAKVVWKNNTKEIIVYKGRTVLVLILNNRWTVINDGLVNANATPKIVNSKAFVPIRLISENLGATVTWNQQTQTINIVQNPVDDSGKSLLPLYYLKDRITRTESVSISGTGMEYPDKLLVYQPSSEEGIRLADLEAQQRLLKDQIIAAKEGIENDKKHIIDGSGTEDLLAIDEENLKQLEPKLVSVTEELKKFEESILKTVSTL; via the coding sequence ATGAAAAAAACAGTATTAATACTTTTTGTAGTATGCACACTCATCCTAGCCCTGCCATCCTTATCTTTCGCACAAAACTCCAAGATCCATGTAAATGTTAATGGTGAAGCCGTTAATTTTGATGCAGCCCCCTTTATTGAGAATAATGTGACTTATGTTCCTGTAAGAGGTGTTTTTGAAAAATTGGGCGCTAAAGTTGTATGGAAAAATAACACAAAAGAAATTATCGTGTATAAAGGCAGAACTGTACTTGTGTTAATATTAAATAATCGTTGGACTGTTATTAATGATGGATTAGTAAACGCCAATGCTACTCCTAAAATCGTAAATTCCAAAGCGTTTGTACCAATTAGACTTATAAGCGAAAATTTAGGTGCGACTGTAACCTGGAATCAGCAGACTCAGACAATTAATATTGTACAAAATCCCGTTGATGATTCAGGGAAAAGTTTACTACCACTTTATTACCTTAAAGATAGAATTACAAGAACTGAATCTGTGTCTATCTCTGGTACAGGTATGGAATATCCGGATAAATTGTTAGTCTATCAACCAAGCTCTGAAGAGGGTATACGGCTAGCTGACTTAGAGGCTCAACAGAGACTACTAAAAGATCAAATAATTGCAGCCAAAGAAGGTATTGAAAATGATAAAAAACACATTATCGATGGAAGTGGCACTGAGGATCTTTTAGCGATTGATGAAGAAAATTTGAAACAATTGGAACCAAAGCTTGTTTCTGTAACGGAAGAACTTAAGAAATTCGAAGAAAGCATTTTAAAAACAGTTTCTACCCTCTAA
- a CDS encoding copper amine oxidase N-terminal domain-containing protein — MKKKIFMLLMAATLILSMPSFSFAQDSSIHVKVDGEVVNFDSSPFIQNNKTYIPVRGVFEKMGAKVLWNNNSKEIIVYKGRTVLVLILNNIWSVIDDRYVDADATPIMINSKTYVPVRFISEALGATVKWDQQTQTINIVQNPVDDSEKSLIPLYNIKERFTTKGLDTPPQIHIFKDTFYVPYQLSPERDRLAALEKQHNLIRGQIIAAKQCIENDKKNIIDGSGSEELLKMDEANLKELEPKLVPLTEELKKFEENILKTISTL, encoded by the coding sequence ATGAAAAAAAAGATATTCATGCTTTTGATGGCTGCCACACTCATCTTATCCATGCCATCCTTTTCTTTTGCACAAGATTCGAGTATACACGTTAAAGTTGATGGTGAAGTTGTTAATTTCGATTCGAGTCCTTTTATTCAAAATAATAAAACCTATATCCCAGTAAGAGGCGTTTTTGAAAAAATGGGTGCTAAAGTTTTATGGAATAATAATTCAAAAGAAATTATTGTTTACAAAGGACGAACTGTTCTTGTACTAATATTAAATAATATCTGGTCTGTTATCGATGATAGATATGTAGATGCAGATGCTACCCCTATAATGATAAATTCCAAAACTTATGTGCCGGTGAGGTTTATAAGTGAAGCCCTAGGTGCAACTGTGAAATGGGATCAACAGACTCAAACGATTAACATCGTGCAAAATCCCGTTGATGATTCAGAGAAAAGCTTAATTCCTTTATACAACATTAAAGAAAGATTTACTACAAAGGGGCTGGATACTCCTCCCCAAATACATATATTTAAAGATACTTTCTATGTCCCTTACCAGCTTTCGCCTGAGCGTGATCGTCTAGCCGCATTAGAGAAACAACATAATCTAATTAGAGGTCAGATAATTGCAGCCAAACAATGCATTGAAAATGATAAGAAAAACATTATTGATGGAAGCGGCTCAGAGGAGCTGTTAAAGATGGATGAGGCCAATTTAAAAGAATTGGAACCAAAGCTGGTTCCTTTAACGGAAGAACTCAAGAAGTTTGAAGAAAATATTTTAAAAACAATTTCTACACTCTAA
- a CDS encoding TlpA family protein disulfide reductase has translation MKKLFLLLLISILTLTMFTGCSQPNNNNMNLNKNKNDTVLSAKDTIQPVASSSTPIGDFKAQDVKGNQVTKDIFSNYDLTLVNLFTTWCSPCVKEIPELNEVAKEMANKKVNVVGIVLDVNENGKIDQSKMDKLNKIIEATKADYTILLPDEVLRSGPLKGVNSVPETFFVDKNGNIVGENYLGSHTKEEWIKIINDELAKLNK, from the coding sequence ATGAAAAAACTATTTTTACTATTACTGATTAGTATACTCACTCTTACTATGTTTACAGGTTGTTCACAGCCTAATAATAATAATATGAATCTGAACAAAAATAAGAATGACACTGTATTAAGCGCAAAAGATACCATTCAACCAGTTGCTTCAAGCTCTACTCCAATTGGAGATTTTAAAGCACAGGATGTAAAAGGAAATCAAGTTACCAAGGATATTTTTAGTAATTATGACCTGACTCTTGTCAATCTTTTTACTACATGGTGTTCCCCTTGTGTTAAAGAAATTCCAGAATTAAATGAAGTAGCCAAAGAAATGGCTAATAAAAAAGTTAACGTGGTTGGAATCGTCCTTGATGTAAATGAGAACGGTAAAATCGATCAAAGCAAAATGGATAAATTAAATAAAATTATAGAGGCAACAAAAGCAGATTACACCATTCTTTTACCAGATGAAGTTTTACGATCAGGTCCTTTAAAAGGTGTTAATTCAGTGCCAGAAACCTTTTTTGTAGATAAAAACGGTAATATTGTAGGTGAAAATTATCTTGGTTCTCATACGAAGGAAGAATGGATTAAAATCATTAATGATGAACTTGCAAAACTAAACAAATAA
- a CDS encoding CD1871A family CXXC motif-containing protein has translation MHIQERHINLISLLIVLIGVSSMVFGVFRGETPVMFEKAINICLECIGIG, from the coding sequence ATGCATATACAAGAAAGGCATATAAATCTTATTTCTCTTTTGATTGTTTTAATAGGTGTTTCTTCAATGGTATTTGGAGTTTTCCGTGGAGAAACTCCTGTTATGTTTGAAAAGGCAATCAATATCTGTTTGGAGTGTATTGGAATTGGCTAA
- a CDS encoding 4Fe-4S binding protein: MAKKINNNKNFRYSIQAFWALVTNSFLIGFVQGKIYQGKIKNVCVPGLNCYSCPGAIASCPIGSLQAVIGSYEFKWSFYVAGFLIFIGAIMGRFACGWLCPFGFIQELLYKIPFVNKIKTFKGDRAMRKLKYMFLVVFVILMPIFIVDIIGQGAPYFCKLICPAGTLEGGLPLVLMNKSLQETVGWLYAWKNLLLIITIIGSVIIYRPFCKYVCPLGAIYSLFNPISVFKYHVDKEKCNNCHACSNSCKMNVDLVKNPNDLECIRCGSCKTICPTHAIEYKCLQKTSKKD; the protein is encoded by the coding sequence TTGGCTAAGAAAATCAATAATAATAAAAATTTCAGATATAGCATACAGGCCTTCTGGGCACTTGTAACTAACAGTTTCCTAATTGGTTTTGTTCAGGGCAAAATTTATCAGGGAAAGATAAAAAATGTATGCGTTCCTGGCCTAAACTGTTATTCCTGCCCAGGTGCCATAGCCTCCTGCCCTATTGGATCATTACAGGCAGTCATCGGGAGCTATGAATTTAAATGGTCCTTTTATGTAGCAGGTTTTTTGATATTCATTGGGGCTATTATGGGTCGTTTTGCATGCGGCTGGCTTTGTCCTTTTGGATTTATTCAGGAATTGTTGTACAAAATACCCTTCGTTAATAAAATAAAAACCTTTAAAGGCGACCGTGCAATGAGGAAGCTTAAATATATGTTTCTTGTAGTATTTGTAATTCTGATGCCTATTTTTATAGTGGATATCATTGGACAAGGTGCTCCATATTTTTGTAAACTCATTTGCCCTGCTGGGACTTTAGAAGGTGGTCTCCCTCTTGTGTTAATGAATAAATCTCTTCAGGAAACTGTGGGATGGCTCTATGCCTGGAAAAACTTACTACTAATAATCACAATTATTGGTTCAGTTATTATATATCGTCCATTCTGCAAATATGTTTGTCCACTGGGAGCAATTTATTCATTGTTTAACCCTATATCAGTTTTTAAATACCATGTGGATAAAGAAAAATGCAATAATTGTCATGCCTGCTCAAATTCTTGTAAAATGAATGTAGATTTAGTTAAAAATCCTAATGATTTAGAATGCATCAGATGCGGTTCCTGCAAAACCATATGCCCTACTCATGCCATAGAATACAAATGCCTTCAGAAAACAAGCAAAAAGGATTAA
- a CDS encoding 50S ribosomal protein L25: MKDTAVIKIEKRTQCSSGENKRLRKNGYLPGNIFGRGTESTAVIVNRSELRKKISEMGRNAIFTLTLPGEKDFPVIIKEIQISPKGEELHIDFQQVSLSQEIKTDVMLKITGKEALEAQKLISTYQMDFISVKGLPQDIPDSIDIDVSDLHMGSVITVGDIKLPKGITCENNPEHIVITVNQSKIKTVEAIA; encoded by the coding sequence ATGAAAGATACAGCAGTAATAAAAATTGAAAAAAGAACTCAATGCAGCAGCGGTGAGAATAAAAGATTAAGAAAAAACGGCTATCTGCCTGGAAATATCTTTGGCAGAGGAACGGAATCTACTGCAGTTATAGTAAATAGAAGTGAATTAAGAAAAAAAATAAGCGAAATGGGGAGAAATGCTATATTCACACTCACTCTGCCTGGAGAAAAAGATTTTCCGGTAATTATAAAAGAAATTCAAATATCCCCAAAGGGTGAAGAATTACATATAGATTTCCAACAAGTTTCTCTTTCCCAGGAAATCAAAACTGATGTAATGTTGAAAATCACAGGCAAAGAAGCATTAGAAGCGCAGAAATTAATTTCAACATATCAGATGGATTTCATTTCTGTAAAAGGGCTGCCTCAGGATATACCAGATTCTATAGATATTGATGTATCTGATTTACACATGGGTTCCGTTATCACTGTTGGTGATATTAAACTTCCTAAGGGAATAACCTGTGAAAACAATCCAGAACATATAGTAATCACTGTAAATCAGTCAAAAATAAAAACAGTAGAAGCTATTGCTTAA
- a CDS encoding MSCRAMM family protein — protein MILTKKSQKTGILLKGAVFQLYELSDDSNPVETLKYTKVTDKKGTIQFGRLNSGKYKLVEVTAPVGYEIDKDSASRIIELDTSKNDTRIVTLNITNKPLLRAIQLLKTDDLGKALPGAEFTLFKKAIANENVVAKSESAVNGSVTFNNVAMGEYYIVETKAPTGYSASTAGAIIKAVVDKDGKVSYFSGENFANAVTDVPTIKNAAYKGNVIISKTDKTGSPLKGAEFTLYDENQKVVAKAVSEGDKGIAKFENIRFGNYIIKETSAPSGYIASDKVINITEKDFVKNNVEFAYTVENEKRPDGGSSGGSHNKPNNPEEKPQVNIPDEDVPLNKPTENPQKPDPVIIENQETPRGEGTIDEDKVPLGKLPATGGIGEEIFFGFGAGLVALGAGLRRKANKER, from the coding sequence ATAATCTTAACAAAGAAGTCTCAAAAGACCGGTATTCTCCTTAAAGGAGCAGTATTCCAACTGTATGAGCTTTCTGATGATAGTAATCCAGTGGAAACCCTTAAATATACAAAGGTAACTGACAAAAAAGGAACGATTCAGTTTGGACGGTTAAATTCGGGAAAATATAAGCTTGTTGAAGTTACAGCACCTGTAGGGTACGAAATTGATAAGGACTCAGCAAGCAGAATCATAGAACTGGATACTTCCAAAAACGATACACGAATAGTTACTTTAAATATTACAAATAAACCACTATTAAGGGCAATTCAGCTCTTAAAGACGGATGACCTGGGGAAAGCTCTTCCAGGTGCAGAGTTTACATTATTTAAAAAGGCCATAGCAAATGAGAATGTTGTAGCAAAGTCAGAAAGTGCTGTAAATGGTTCTGTTACTTTTAACAATGTAGCAATGGGGGAATATTATATTGTGGAAACTAAGGCCCCAACAGGATATTCAGCCAGTACAGCAGGTGCCATTATTAAGGCAGTAGTTGATAAAGATGGCAAAGTTTCATATTTCTCAGGTGAGAATTTTGCAAACGCTGTAACCGATGTTCCAACAATTAAAAATGCAGCATATAAGGGAAATGTGATAATTTCTAAGACAGATAAAACAGGAAGTCCGTTAAAGGGAGCAGAATTTACACTTTACGATGAGAATCAAAAAGTTGTGGCAAAAGCTGTATCAGAAGGGGATAAGGGTATAGCCAAATTTGAAAACATCAGATTTGGAAATTACATCATAAAGGAAACATCAGCTCCTTCAGGCTACATAGCCAGTGACAAAGTTATAAACATTACTGAGAAAGATTTTGTGAAGAATAATGTTGAGTTTGCTTACACTGTAGAAAATGAAAAACGTCCGGATGGGGGCAGCAGTGGTGGCAGTCACAACAAACCAAATAATCCGGAAGAAAAACCACAGGTAAATATTCCTGATGAAGATGTTCCACTAAATAAGCCTACTGAAAATCCACAAAAACCGGATCCAGTAATAATTGAAAATCAGGAAACACCACGGGGAGAAGGTACTATCGATGAAGATAAGGTGCCATTGGGTAAACTTCCAGCAACAGGTGGTATAGGCGAAGAAATTTTCTTTGGTTTTGGTGCGGGGCTTGTAGCTCTGGGAGCAGGACTAAGAAGAAAAGCCAATAAAGAGAGATAA